The nucleotide window TTCCGTCACGAACCACTCCGGGTGGTCGGCGTACAGGTCCGCGCCGGACTCCACGTAGAAGGGCGCGAGCCACAGCCCCGGGCGATACCCCGCGGTCGCGATGTCGTCCGCGACGGCGCTCATGTCCTCGAACCCGTCAGCGATCGACCGCCAGTCGCCGAACGCCTCCATGTACCCGTCGTCGATCTGGACGACGTCGACCGGAATCTCCCACTCGCGGAGCTCCGCGAGGTTCTCCCGCACGTCCGCCTCGGTGACGTCGGTGAAGTAGTGGTACCACGAACACCACCCGGTCGGCGCGGTCTCGGGCACCCGGGCGTCCATCCGCTCGCCGACGCGGTCGGCCAACGCGGCCACCCCCGCCCGGAGGTCGCGGTCGGCGTCGACCCACAGGGCCGGTAGCTCCAGTCGCTCCCCGGGCGTCAGGCGCGCCCCCTCCAGCGGGCACACCGCGCGGAGCGCCGCGACCCCGTCGGCGTCGTCGTCGACCTCGAACCGCGTGCAGTAGCGGTCGTGTTCGAGGAACCCGACCGTCAGGCTCCGGTCCCCCTCGACGAGTCCGGTCAGGTAGCTGCTCACCCGGTCGTCGGTCGACGCCGCGAGGTCGTTCATCATCGGGGCGTTGTCCGGGTCCTCGGCGGGGAACCGCTCCCCGACCGGGAGCGTCCCGGTCGACGACCACGACTGATAGCCGTGCCGGTAGATCCGCGCGTCAGCGCCGAAGGCGGTCTCGAACGCGAGCGTCACGTCGCCCGCCCGGACCGGCTCGTCGCCCGCGTTCTCGACGGTCGGGGTCACGGTCACGCCGCCCCCCTCGGTCGACAGCGACACCTCCGCGATCCGCACTCCGGCGTCGTTTCGATCTGTCGCCGTCGCGCGGACCGTCCCGGCGAGCACGTCGCCGGCGTCGTCCGCGACCGTGATCCCGTGCCCGTCGGGGTCGTACGCGACCGCGGTGGCACCCGCCCTGCGTTCGTTCATACCACTCCCTCTTGTCGATCCCACAAATACCCTGTCACGCGGCGGGACCGCAAGACGGCGGCCGGCGGTCGCCACCATCCGAACCATTAGGTGGCGCGGTCGTGAGTGTGAGCCATGCGTCTCGGAGTCTGCTACTTTCCCGAACACTGGCCGGACGAGGAGTGGGAGCGCGACGTCGCCGCGATGGCCGACGCCGGTCTCGAATACGTGCGCATGGCGGAGTTCTCGTGGGGGGTCCTCGAACCGGAGCGCGGCGAGTTCGACTTCGAGTGGCTCGACGAGGCGGTCGAACTCGTCGGCGAGTACGGCATGCAGGCGGTGTTGTGTACGCCGACGGCGACGCCGCCGAAGTGGCTGGTCGACGAGCGGCCGTCGATCCGGCAGGAGGACCCGGACGGCACCGTCCGGGAACACGGCAGCCGCCGGCACTACTGTTTCAACTCCGACGCCTACCGCGAGGAGACGGAGCGGATCGTCGAGCGGATCACCGAGCGGTACGCCGACTCGCCGCACGTCGCCGGCTGGCAGACGGACAACGAGTTCGGCTGTCACCGCACGGTCCGCTGTTACTGCGACGACTGCGCCGAGGCCTTCCGGTCGTGGCTGGCGGACCGGTACGGCGACGTCGACGGCCTCAACGAGGCGTGGGGGAACGCGTTCTGGAGCCAGCAGTACGGCTCCTTCGAGGAGGTCGACCCGCCCGGCCCGACCCCCGCGGAGCATCACCCCTCGCGGCTGTTGGCGTACGCGCGCTTCGCCAGCGACTCCGTCGTCGAGTACAACCGCCTCCACGCGGACCTGATACGCGAGGCGGACGCCGACTGGTTCGTCACCCACAACTTCATGGGGCGGTTCCCGACGCTGAACGCCTACGACGTGAGCGCCGACCTCGACCGCGTCGCGTGGGACTCGTACCCCACGGGGTTCGTTCAGGACCGCTTCGACGGGGAGGCGTCGCCGGACCAGCTTCGCGCCGGGGACCCGGATCAGGTCGGGATGGACCACGACCTCTACCGGAGCGCGCTCGACCGCCCGTTCTGGGTGATGGAACAGCAGCCCGGCGACGTCAACTGGCCGCCGCACTGCCCGCAGCCCGGCGAGGGCGCGATGCGGCTGTGGGCCCACCACGCCGCCGCCCACGGGGCCGACGCCGTCCTCTACTTCCGGTGGCGGCGCTGCCTCGAAGGCCAAGAGCAGTACCACGCCGGACTCCGGAAGGCGGACGGCTCGCCCGACCGCGGGTACGAGGACGCCCAGCGCGCGGCCGCGGAGTTCGCGGCGCTCGGCGGCGCGGGCCACGTCGACGCCCCGGTGGCGGTCGTGTTCGACTACGACTCGCTGTGGGCGCTCGACGCCCAGCCGCACGCCCCCGACTTCGACTACTGGGCGCTACAGGAGGCGTTCTACGGTGCCGTCCGTCGCCGCGGCGTTCAGGTGGACGTGGTCCCGCCGAGCGCCGACCTCTCCGGGTACGCGGCCGTCGTCGCGCCCGCGCTCCACCTCGTCACCGACGGGACCGCCGACCGCCTGACCGACTACGTCGACGGCGGCGGACAGCTCCTCTTGGGCCCGCGAACCGGCGTGAAGGACGCGGAGAACAAGCTCCGACCGGCGGCCCAACCCGGCCCGCTGGCCGACCTCGTCGGCGCGACCGTCGACCAGCACGAATCGCTCCCGCGACGCCTCGACACGGCCGTCCGCCCCGTCGACGGCTCCGCCGCGGACGCCGCCGACGGCGAGACCCCCGCCTTCCCGTTCCGGACTTGGGCCGAGTGGCTCGCCCCCGACGCCGCCGAACCCCGGTACGCGTACGACGTGGACGGCCCGGGCGACGGCCGACCGGCGGTCGTCGCCAACGAGGTCGGCGACGGCGCGGTCACCTACTGCGGAGTGTGGCCCGAGTCGGACCTCGCGGACGCGCTCGCGTCGGACCTGCTCGCGCGCGCCGGCGTCCGGCGCGCCGACCCGCTCCCGGACGGCGTCCGCGTCGGACACCGCGACGGCCGCACGTGGGTGACAAACTTCACGAGCGACCGGGTCCGGCTCCCCGACCTCGACCCGAACGCGCTCGCGGTCGACGACGCGGACCGAGACGCCGTGGAGGCGGAGTCGGGCGGCTCCGGAGACGGAGCGGTCGCGGACGGCGTCGTCGTCGGCCCGTACGGCGTCGCCGTCGTCGAGGGCGACCGCGTCGACGGGTTGCGGGCGACTCGGTCGTAGGCTGAAAAGCCCCGGCAAAAACACGGACAACTGCGTCCGGCGAAAGCGCCGACAGCTGCGCTAGCCGACAGCTGCGCCCGCTGACAGCTGCGCCCGCCGGCTACTCCGAGCGCTCTCGCGCCCGATAGTCGGGCAGGACGTCGTCTTGCATCACCGCGCCGCGGCCGCCGTCGACGAGCAGCGCCGCCCCCGTGACGAAGGCCGCGTCCTCGCTCGCGAGGAAAGAGACGGCTCCGGCGACGTCGGCCGGCGTGCCGATCCGCCCGGTCGGGTGGATCGACTCGACCTCCTCGAGTCGTCCCTCGGGAAGCTCCTCGCGGGTCCGCTCGACCTCGACCCAGCCGGGGACGACCGTGTTCACCCGGACGCGGGGACCGAAGTCCACCGCGAGCGACCGCGTCATGCCGTTGATCCCCGCCTTCACCGCGTTGTACGGGAAGTGCGCGGGCATCGTCGCGTACGCGTGGTTCGACGAGACGTTCACGATCGCCCCGCGGTCCATGTGTTCCAGGGCGGCCCGCGCGGCGAGCCAGTACGCCCTGAAGTCGGTCTCAACGACGAACTCCCAGTCGTCGAGCGTCGCCTCGTCCGCGGTCGTCTCCGTCTGGACGCCGGCGTTGTTCACCAGCACGTCGACCGACCCGTAGCGCTCGGCGGCCGCCTCCGCCAGCGCGGCCACGTCGTCGGGGTCGCGCATGTCCGCGCGGACGAACGTCGCCTCGCCGGTCGCCCGGTCGTCGTCCGCGTCCTCGCTCCGCTCCGAGATCCGCTCGGCGACGGCCTCGCCGGCCGCCTCCGAGCGGCCGCTGACCACGACGTTGGCCCCCTCGGCGGCGAGCCGCTCCGCGACGCCGGCACCGATCCCGCGGGTCGACCCCGTGACGATCGCGGTCTGCCCGGCGAACCGCCCGGGGGCCGCGTGTTCGGTCGGCGACTCGTGTCGGCGGGTCATCGACCCGCCCCGCGCCGGCGGACCATCGACTTGCGCCCGCGTCGCGTTCGCGTCGCCATCCGGATCACCACTCCGCGACGGAGCCGTCGTCGTGCCGCCAGACGGGGTTGTGCCAGTCGACGTTGCCGCGCTGCTCCCGGACGTACTCCTCGTCGATGTCGATCCCCAGTCCGTCGCCGTCTGGGATGTCGACGAAGCCGTCGCGGTACTCGAACACCGACGGGTCGGCGAGGTAGTCCAACACGTCGCTCGTCTCGTTGTAGTGGATGTCGAGCGACTGCTCCTGGATGAGCGCGTTCGGCGTACAGGCGTCGACCTGAATACAGGACGCGAGTGCGATCGGCCCCAGCGGGCAGTGCGGCGCGACCGACACGTCGTACGCCTCGGCCATCGACGCGATCTTCTTCAGCTCGGTGATCCCGCCCGCGTGCGAGACGTCCGGCTGGATCAGGTCGACGGCGTCGTCCTCGAACACCTCCTTGAAATCCCACCGGGAATACATCCGCTCGCCGGTCGCGATCGGGATCGTCGTCGACTCCCGGATCCCCGACAGCGAGTCGTTGTGTTCCGGCAACACCGGCTCCTCGATGAACATCGGGTCGTACGGCTCCAGCGCCGCCGCCAGCCGCCGCACCATCGGCTTCGACACGCGCCCGTGGAAGTCGACCCCGATGTCGACCTCGTCGCCGACCGCCTCCCGAACCGCGGCGATCCGGTCGGCCGCGTCGGCCACGGCGGCCGGGTTGTCGATCGAGCGCATCTCCGCCGTCGCGTTCATCTTCAGCGCCGTGAAACCTGCGTCGACCTTCTCGCGGGCGGCCTCGCCCACGTCCGCCGGTCGGTCGCCGCCGATCCACTGGTACACGCGGATCCGGTTGCGCGCGCGGCCGCCGAGCAGCTCGTGGACGGGCGCGCCGAACTGCTTGCCCTTGATGTCCCACAGCGCCTGATCGATGCCGGCGATCGCGCTCATCAGCACCGGCCCGCCGCGGTAGAACCCGCCGCGGTACATCGACTGCCAGTGGTCTTCGATCCGCGTCGGGTCCTCGCCGAGCAGGTAGCTGTCGAGCAGCTCCTCGACGGCCGCGAGGACCGTGTGCGACCGGCCCTCCACGATCGGCTCCCCCCAGCCGACGGTGCCGTCGCTCGTCGTCAGCTTCAAGAACAGCCAGCGGGGCGGTACCTCGAACAGCTCGTAGTCGGTGATGTACATCCTGTTAGTTCTCCGTGGCTCCGACGACGGCGCTGTCGACGGAGTCTGTTTTGGTTTTCAGCGCGTCGCCCGTCTCGACGTCGAACAGGTACACCGCCGTCTCGTCGAAGTCGAACGCGACGCGCGATCCCTCCGCCGGTCGGACCGTCGGATCGACGCGAGCGGTGAGCTCGTGGCCGTCTATCTCCATGTAGAGGAAGTTCTCGTTCCCCATCGGCTCGACGACCGTCACGTCGGCCGCGCTCCGGCCCGACTCGACGACCTCGATGTCCTCGGGCCGGACGCCGACGCTGACGCGGTCGCGCCCGGCGACCGGCTCGGGATCGTCGAGCTCGTACGCGAACTCGCCGGGACCCGAGAGAGTGTCCCCCTCGACGTCGGCCGTGAGCAGGTTGATGCTCGGCGACCCGATGAAGTCCGCGACGAACCGGTTCACCGGCGACCGGTACACCTCCTCCGGGGACCCGACCTGCTGGAGCACGCCGCCGTTCATCACGGCGATCCGGTCGCCCATCGCCATCGCCTCCGTCTGGTCGTGGGTGACGTACACCGTCGTCACGTCGAGGTCGGCCTGTAGCTCCTGTAGCTCGGTCCGCATCTCCGACCGGAGCTTCGCGTCGAGGTTGCTGAGCGGCTCGTCCATCAGGAACACGGACGGCTCCCGCACGATCGCCCGCCCGAGCGCCACGCGCTGCTGTTGGCCGCCGGAGAGCGCCTTCGGCTTCTCGTCGAGCAGTTCGCTTATTCCGAGCATCTCGGCGACGCCCTCGACTTTCCGTTCGATCTCGTCGCCGGACAGCTTCGTCGAGAGCTTCAGCCCGAAGCCGATGTTGCCCCGGACGGTCATGTGCGGGTACAGCGCGTAGTTCTGGAACACCATCGCCACGTCGCGCTCGCTGGCGCGACGGTCCGTGACGTCCTCGTCGCCGAACCGTATCGATCCGTCCGTCACGTCCTCTAACCCGGCGAGACAGCGGAGCGTCGTCGACTTTCCACAGCCGGACGGTCCCACCAGCACGAGGAACTCGCCGTGGTCGATGTCGACGGAGAGGCCCTCGACGGCGACCACGTTCTCGGTTCCGGAGTCGTACACCTTGTCCAGTTCAGTGATGTTGATTCCTGACATTGGTTACTCTTTGAGCGACCCCGCGAGGATGCCGCTGACGAACTGTTTCTGTAGCACTAAGAACAACACGACCATCGGCACGATGGCGAGCGTCGCCGCCACCATGATCTGGTCGTAGTAGATCCGCTGGAACCCGGTCAGCTGCGCCAGTCCGATGGGGATCGTGTACATGTCCGCCGACTCTAAGATCACGAGCGGGTACAGGAACAGGTCCCACTGGAACAGGAACAGGATGATCGCCAGCGCGGCCAGCGACGACCGCATGGTCGGTAAGGCGATCCGGTAGAAGATCTGGAACTCGGTCGCCCCGTCCATCCGAGCGGACTCCAGTAACGCGTCCGGGATCGACTTCATGTTCTGCCGCATGAGGAAGATCCCGATGGGGTTCGCCGCCCACGGGAGGATGATCGCCCGGAACGTGTTCGTCCACTCCAGTTGCGCCATCAGCAGGAACAGCGGGATGACGAGCAGCTGGATCGGCAACACGAGCGTCGCCAAGATCGCGTAGAAGATCGGCTCCTTGTACTTGAACTCGTACTTGGCGAACGCGAAGCCGGCCATCGAACACAACACCAGCGACAGCAGCGTGTAGACGACGGCGATGAAGACGCTGTTCCGGATCGTCCGAAGGAAGTCGAGCCGCTCCTGTAGCGCCGCGAAGTTGTCGAGGAACGCGGTCCCGGGTATCAGCCGCGGCGGGAACTGGAGGAACTGCTCCTGCGGGAGCGTCGACGCCACCAGCATCCAGTACAGCGGCACCATCATCACCACGACCATCGTGATGACGAACGCGTACGTGAGGAACCGCCAGACTGCGTCCTTGCGTCGTTGCTCGCGCATCAGTCCTCACCCCCGAGCTTGATCTGGAGGATCGAGAAGACGCTGACGACCGCCACGAAGACGACCGTGAGCGCGCTCGCGTAGCCGAGGTTGAAGTTGACGAACGCCTGCCGGTAGATGTACTGGACGATGGTTATCGTCGAGTTCGTCGGGCCGCCGCCGGTGATGACGTACGGCTCGGCGAACAGCTTGAACGTCCCGATCGTCGACAGCACGACCACGAACAGCAACACCGGCTTGAGCTGCGGGAGCGTGACGTACCGGAACTTCTCCCACCGGTTCGCGCCGTCGATCTCGGCCGCCTCGTACAGCTGCTGTGGAATCGTCTGGAGTCCGGCGAGGAGGATGATCATGTTGTACCCCGTCCACCGCCACGTCACCGCGGCGATGATCGTGTTCCGGGCCCAGAACTCGCTCGTCAGCCACGGTACCGGGCCGAGTCCGACGCCGGAGAGGACGTAGTTGAGGAACCCCAACTGCTCGTTGAAAAGCAGGAGGAACACCGTCGAGTACGCCACGAGGTTCGCCGAGACCGGCAGCGCGATCGCGGTGCGGAACACCCCTTTGAACCGCATGAACGACGCGTTCAGCGCGAGCGCGAGCGCGAGCGCCAGTCCGATCATCAGCGGGACCTGTATCGCGAGGATGTACGAGGTGTTGAACATCGACTGCCAGAACAGGTCGTTGCCCAGCAGTCGGACGTAGTTCCCGGCCCCGACGAAGCTCAGCTGCGCGATCTGCGGGATCTCGACGTACACCGGACCGAGGTCGATCCAGAACAGCGAGCCCTCGCCGACGCTCTGGTACTCGAAGAAGGACAGGTACAGCGTGTACGCCACCGGGAAGGCCAAAAACAGGCCGAACAGCACGAAGAATGGCGCGATGAACAGGTACGCGACCCGCGGCAGCGTCGGAACCGCCGCCGTCAGGTCCTGTCTGGCGAACCGCACTCGGTCCCATCCCGGCCGCGCCGCCCGCCTGATCTGTCTCGTGGTGCGTCGTACCCTCGTCCGGGCGCGGCGGCGATACGTCTCTCCGACGCGCTCGTCCGTCTCGTCAGAAGTGGCCATTCGATCGGTCCCTCCGGATTACGCGAGGTCCCGATCGGTGTTCTCGGCGACGGTCTCGGCGGCCGCCTGAACGGCCTCCTCCGGCGACTGCTCGCCGTTGATCATCCGCTGAAGCTCGGTCTCGATGGCCTGTGAGACCTCCGGCGTGTCCGCGGTGAACCGGTATCCCGGCGAGTCCTGTGCGACCTCGGCGAAGAGCGCTCTCGCGGGCTGCCCGTCGTAGAAGTCGAGCTCCTCGTCGAACACCGGGTCGTCGTAGACGGTCTCCAGCGCCGGGAAGAGCCCGTACTCGTCGTACATCGCCAGCTGCATCTCCTCGGTCGCCAGCGAGTACTCCATGTAGTCCCACCCGCGCGCCTGCGCCTCGTCGGACACCTGATCGGCGATCATGAGGTTGGAGCCGCCCCAGTTCGACGCCCGCGGGCCGCCCGACTCCAGCGCGGGGATCTTGAAGACGCCCCAGTCGCCCGCGGTGTCGGGGAGTTCGGCGCGCAGCGTCCCCTCCATCCACGCCGCCGAGGGGAGCGACGCGATGGTCGCGTCGCCGTAGGCGCTGAACCAGGCGGACGTCCACCCCTCGATGTTGGCCGCGATGTCGGCGTCGTATATCTCCTTGATGTTGCGGGCCACGCGGAGCGACTTCTCGTTGTGGATGTTCACCTCGCCGCTCTCGAGGAACGGCTCGCCGGACAGCTGGCGGAACTGGTACCGCCAGACGCCGGAGAGGTCTCCCTCGGGGAGGTTGAGCATGTACTGGTCGTCCGGGAGCTTCTGCCCCTCCTCGATGAAGTCCTCCCACGTCTCGATGTTGTCCGGGTCGATGTCGTGTTCGTCGTACACCGACCGCCGGTAGTAGACGGCCGTCGGCCCGGTGTCCCACGGGAGCGCGTAGATGTCGCCGTCGACGGTGAGCGCCTCCCACTTCCCGGAGACGAAGTCCTCCTTGACTCCGGACTCTTCGATCTCGTCGGTGAGCGGCGCGATGGAGCCCGTGTCGATGAACGAGGGGCCGTCGACGGACTCCAGCATGGCGACCGCCGGCGCGCCGGAGCCGGAGAGGAGGTTCGTCTGGAGCCGGTCTTTCATCGCCGACCGGCCGAACTCCTCGACCGCGATCGTCGCGTCGTTCTCGGACTCGTACTCGTCGGCGGTGATCGTCAGCGCCCGCGCGGCGACGTCCCATCCCCACACGTCGATCTCGGACGCCATGTTGTTGCCGCCGTCGCTCCCGTCACCGCCGTCGTCGCCGTCCATCCCGTCGTCGCCGTCGCCGCCGTCGCCGCCGTCGCCCCCGTCGGTCCCGTCCCCGGGATCGCCGGTTCCGGCACACCCTGCGAGCCCCGCGAGCCCCGCGATTCCCGCGCCTTTGATCAGCCGGCGTCGCCCGTATCGTGCGTAGTCTGGTTTGTTAGTCATGATCGTCCCTGACTATCGGTCTCTTTCATCACAAATATATAAAACTACCGTGCGTGAGTGCTAAAATCGTCTCAGAACCACGATTTGAACGTTTCCTTGGGGTGAACAGATTTCTATTATATACTCTTTTGACCTGTCCAACCCGATTTGGTACAAATTCCACTTTGAAAGTATTTCATTTATAATATATTTATTCGGTTTTATGCACCGTGTCACGCTGTCGTTCTCTCATACTAAACAAATGTTATACGGCTGTCGGTCATACCGCTCTACGAAACGATGGGGGACACGGACACCGTCGCCGTTCAGGCGACCGCGACGTCTTTCCGGATCGTCGAAGAGCTGTACGACCGCGACGGCGGCGGCGTCACCGAACTAGCGGACGCGCTCGACGTCTCGAAAAGCGCGGTACACAACCACCTCTCGACGCTCTGTGACCTCGGATACGTGAAAAACGTCGGGGGAACCTACGAACTCACCCACCAGTTCCTCCGGATCGGGTTCGGAACGAGAGAACGGAACCCGGTCTACCACGCCGCGCGGAGCGAGATTCGCATGCTCGCGCGGAACACCGGTGCCGTCGCGAACCTCGTGGTGCCCGAAGACGCCGAGGCCGTCTACCTCCACCGGATCGGTACCCGAGACCACCCTGTCGCGGTGGGCGACGGCGTCCGCCTCCACGCCGCCGCCGCCGGCAAGGCGATCCTGGCGTCCCGGTCGCGGGAGCGGGTCGACGAGTACGTCTCCCGCCATGGTCTCGACCGGGAGACTGACCGGACCGTGACGGACCCGGCGACGCTCCGCTCCGAACTCCGGTCGATCAGGGACAGAAACATCGCCTTCGACCGCGGCGAGTTGGACGAGAACTGGCAGTGCGTCGCCTCCCCGATCGTCGTCGACGGCGACCCTGTGGGCGCGGTCAGCGTCTCCGGTCCGTCCGACGAGATGCAGGGGAAGCGGTTAGAAGAGGACACGGCCGGACTCGTCTCCAGCGCCGCGAAGACGATCGAACTCGAACTGCTGTAACGCGTCGCGCTCTCCGACTCGGTCCGATTTAAGACCCCTCGGGGGGAGATACCACCATGCGAACTGACCGATTCGACCGGATCACGGACGGCGGCGTGATCGCGATCCTCCGCGGCGTAGCGCGCGACGACGCGGTGGCGGTCGCGGATGCCGTCGTCGACGCCGGTGTGACGGCCCTAGAGGTAACCGCGGACACGCCGAACGCGACCTCGTCAATCGAGGCGATATCCGACCGCGTCGACGACGCGCTGGTCGGCGCTGGAACCGTCCTCGACCCGGAGACGGCGCGAGCGGCACAGCTCGCGGGCGCGGAGTTCCTCGTGACGCCGACGGTGAACGCGGACGTCATCGAGGCGGCGAACCGCTACGGAACGCCGGTCGTGGTCGGCGCGTACACCCCGACCGAGGCGCTCGAAGCCTATCAGGCCGGTGCCGACGCGGTGAAGGTGTTCCCCGCGAAGACCGGCGGTCCCGACCACGTCGGGGCGATCGGCGGCCCGCTCCCCCAGATCCCGCTCGTCCCGACAGGCGGCGTCGGCGCGGAGAACGCCGGGGAGTACGTCCGGGCGGGCGCGGTCGCGGTCGGCGTCGGGAGTTCGATCGTCGACAGCGAGGCGATCGCCGACGGCGCGTTCGACGTGATCGAGTCGAACGCGCGGGCGGTTGTTGAGGCCGTCTCGGCGGCTCGGGAGTGACTCTCGTCGGTGTCGGCGAACGCGCGGTACAGACCGACTCCGCACAGACCCTCTGTCGACCGTGTTCTCACGGGTCGCGACGTTGTCCGGCCGTCCTCGATTCGTCCGATAGCGGCCATCTCGGGCGGCGTTGACCGTTCTGATCTCGGTTTTCCGCTCTGCGTATCGGCGACCTGAAACCGCTCTCCTCAGACCGGACTCAGCGCCATGGAGGAGCGGTCTTGGTCGCGCTGAAGCAATTGTTTGGCCTGGGCTTTCTCGCTGGTGTGCATCCGCTTTGGCACGACGTACGTGACGCCCCGGTCGGCTATCGCTTCGAGAATATGCTGGCTGTCGAACTCCCGGTCCATGAACACGCGGTCAACGTCGACGAGTTCTATTGCCGAGTCGAGGAGGTCCTCGACAATCTCTGAGCGAGTGTCACCCTTCCGGATGGGACGTGCGTCGAGAACCAGTGGTACGGAATCACCGACGAGGTGGACCGTATCCGGTGACGGGGTGCTACGGCCAGAGCCCACGCGTCTGGTGAGCTTCGGCAACTCGGGAGAGTGCAACGATGTACGCCGCGTCACGCCACGTCACGTCTCGGGCGTCGAACTCCTCGCGGACATCCTGCCACGCGGCCAGCATCTCCGTTTCGAGTTCGTCGTTGACACGCTCTAGCGACCACGACCGCCGATTGATGTCTTGGAGCCACTCGAAGTAGCTCACCGTCACACCGCCAGCGTTCGCCAAAATGTCCGGGATCACCGGAACATCTCGCTCAGCAAATATCTCGCTTGCTGTAGTCGTCGTCGGCCCGTTTGCCCCTTCAACAATCATCTCCGCTGCAATATCGTCGGCGTTGTCCGCCGTCAGGACATTCCCGATCGCAGCCGGAATGAGTACGTCAACATCGAGTTTCAGTAGTTCCTCGTTCGTAACGGCCTCTGGAGCGTCCTGATGGGTGACTGCCTCCGGTTCCTCGTCGTGAGACGGGATCGCGTGCGTGTCGAGTCCCTCCGGATCGTAGATCCCGCCGTTGACATCGCTGACAGCGACAACTGTCGCACCCCAGTCGTCGAGCAGGCGCGCCGCGTTCGCGGCGACACTACCGTACCCCTGTACGGCAACCGTAGTCTCCTCGGCATCTCGGTCGTAGTACTCGATAGCTTCACGGGCGACGATCGCGACGCTTCGACCGGGTGCTTCCTCTCGACCTTCGCTCCCACCGACGATCGGCGGCTT belongs to Halorubrum sp. DM2 and includes:
- a CDS encoding IclR family transcriptional regulator, with the protein product MGDTDTVAVQATATSFRIVEELYDRDGGGVTELADALDVSKSAVHNHLSTLCDLGYVKNVGGTYELTHQFLRIGFGTRERNPVYHAARSEIRMLARNTGAVANLVVPEDAEAVYLHRIGTRDHPVAVGDGVRLHAAAAGKAILASRSRERVDEYVSRHGLDRETDRTVTDPATLRSELRSIRDRNIAFDRGELDENWQCVASPIVVDGDPVGAVSVSGPSDEMQGKRLEEDTAGLVSSAAKTIELELL
- a CDS encoding bifunctional 4-hydroxy-2-oxoglutarate aldolase/2-dehydro-3-deoxy-phosphogluconate aldolase, with the translated sequence MRTDRFDRITDGGVIAILRGVARDDAVAVADAVVDAGVTALEVTADTPNATSSIEAISDRVDDALVGAGTVLDPETARAAQLAGAEFLVTPTVNADVIEAANRYGTPVVVGAYTPTEALEAYQAGADAVKVFPAKTGGPDHVGAIGGPLPQIPLVPTGGVGAENAGEYVRAGAVAVGVGSSIVDSEAIADGAFDVIESNARAVVEAVSAARE
- the gdhB gene encoding glutamate dehydrogenase GdhB — translated: MASTTTTPDEPQEEPTEEESALETARRQLQHAADHLDIDPNVVERLKYPKKVHEVTVPIERESGDVEVYTGYRAQHDSVRGPHKGGLRYHPGVTREECVGLSMWMTWKCAVMDIPFGGAKGGIAVNPKKLTDDEKEQLTRRFTDEIRSAIGPTKDIPAPDMGTDPQTMAWLMDAYSMQEGETIPGVVTGKPPIVGGSEGREEAPGRSVAIVAREAIEYYDRDAEETTVAVQGYGSVAANAARLLDDWGATVVAVSDVNGGIYDPEGLDTHAIPSHDEEPEAVTHQDAPEAVTNEELLKLDVDVLIPAAIGNVLTADNADDIAAEMIVEGANGPTTTTASEIFAERDVPVIPDILANAGGVTVSYFEWLQDINRRSWSLERVNDELETEMLAAWQDVREEFDARDVTWRDAAYIVALSRVAEAHQTRGLWP